Within the Leisingera thetidis genome, the region TAGCCCGCGGCGGGCAGCATGTGCTGTCGGCCGTCGTCAGTTCCGTCCCCTATGCGCTGGAGGGCGGCTGGGATGAGGCGGCTCGCGAAGAACTTGCAGCCATCACGCTCGAAACGCTGGAGAGCTACGCCCCCGGGATCAGCGCGCTGGTCACGGATCGTCAGGTGCTCAGCCCCGCCTGCATCGAGGCCCGGACGGGCGCGCCGGGCGGCCATTGGCACCATGCGGAGATGGGCATCGACCAGATCCTGACGGTGCGGCCCGCCAACGGCATGGCGCATTACCGTTTTGGCCCAGAGGGCTATTACCTCTGCGGCGCGGGCGCCCATCCGGGCGGCGATGTGACCGGGCTGGCCGGCCGCAACAGCGCCTTGCAGCTTCTGAAAGACGGGGTGATCTGATGACCAAACATGTGCCCATCGGCCTGATCGAAACCCCGTTCCAGCCACGGCTGGACACGCACGGCACCGCCAAGAGCTGGACCAACTGGGCGGGCTATGTGTCACCCGCGATGCTGGACACGGTGGAGTTCGAATATTTCGCCATCCGCAATCAGACCACCCTGTTCGATATCTCGCCGATGCACAAATACCGCATCACCGGGCCGGATGCGCTGCGGGTGGTGAACCGGCTAGTGACCCGCGACGCCGCCAAGCTGCGCGACGGGCGGGTCGGCTATGTCCTGTGGTGCGACGAAGAGGGCATGGTGATCGACGACGGCACCCTGTTCCGGTTTTCGGAAACGGACTTCCGCCTGTGCTGCCAGGAGCCGATGTACACGTGGCTGCTTGATACCGCCTGGGGCTTTGACGCCGTGATCACTGACGAGAGCCATGAGATCGCAGCCCTGTCGCTGCAGGGACCGACCTCGTTCTCGCTGCTGCAGGACGCCGGCCTGGGCGCCGTGGCCAATATGAAGCCTTTTGACTGGCGCGGTATCGAGCCTGACCTCTGGATTTCCCGCACCGGCTTCACCGGCGACCTCGGCTATGAACTCTGGGTACCGAACGGCAAGGCGCTGGAGCTGTGGGACCGGCTGTGGGCCAAGGGCGGCCACTGGGGCCTGAAGGCGATCGGCTTCGATGCGCTCAACATCTGCCGGATCGAGGCCGGGTTCATCGCCGCGGGCTTCGACTTCCAGCCGGTGCACAGGGCCATGCGGCTGGGCCGCGGCCGCAGCCCGCTGGAACTGGGGTTCGGCAGGATGGTGGATTTCACCAAGGGCCACTTCAACGGCCGCCGCGCGCTGCTGGATCAGCAGAAGAACGGCCTTCGGTACCACCTGCGCAAGATCGAGATCGGCGGTTTCAAACCGGCAGACGGTGCGCTGATCTACCACAAGAAGAAGAAGGAGGTGGGGCATGTGACCTCGGGCGTCTGGTCCCCCACCACCAAGCGCAACATCGCGCTGGCCGAGTTCAAGGCGCCCTTCGGCGAAGGCATCACCGATGACCTGTGGGCCGAAATCTATGTCAACGAGGAAGGCCAATGGAACAAGCGGCTGGTGCCGGTCACCATTGAGGACAAGCCCTTCTTCATCAACAGCCGCGCGCGGGCGACCCCGCCGCGCCCGTTCTGAACCGGATCAGGTGCTTCCATGACCAAGATGAAACCGAACACGTTCGCAAACGAACCCAGCCCGGAAAAGCTGCATGAATGGGACCGCACCCACCAGCTGCATCCCTGGATGGCGATGGATGACTGGCGCGGCTATGACAACATGCTGGTGGAGACCGCCGACGGCATCCATCTGTGGGACGGTGCCGGCAAGCGCTATATCGACGGCCCGGGCGGCATGTGGTGCACCCAGATCGGCTATGGCCGCCAGGAGATGGCCGACGCCATCGCCGCGCAGGTGATGAAGCTGCCCTATACCTCCCCCTTCACCAACACCACAGAGCCCTCGGCGGTGCTGGCCCGCAAGCTTGCGGACATGGCGCCGGGTGATTTGAACAATGTCTTCTTCACCACCGGCGGCTCGACCGCGGTGGATACCGCACTGCGCACCATGCAGTACTTGAACAACCGCCGCGGCAAGCCGCAGAAGAAGACGATCATCGCCCGCGAGAAGGGCTACCACGGCTCCACCTATCTGGCCCATTCGGTGACCGGCAAGGAACGCGACAGGAGCCAGTTCGATTTCGAAACCCGGCTGGTGCATTTCCTGCCCGACGTGAACCCCTACCGCCGCCCCGCCGGCATGAGCGTCGGGGACTGGTGCGATGCCAAGGTCGCGGATCTGGAGAACGCCATCGCGGAGATCGGCGCGGACAGCATCGGCGCCTTCATCGCCGAGCCGGTCCTGTCCTCCGGCGGCGTCATCGTGCCTGCGCCCGGCTACCACAAGCGCACCTGGAAGCTGTGCCGCGCCAATGACATCCTCTACATTTCCGACGAAGTGGTGACCGGCTTCGGCCGCCTTGGCCACTGGTTCGCGTCCGAGGAGGTCTTTGGCATCCAGCCCGACATGATCACCTGCGCCAAGGGGCTGACTTCCGGCTACCTGCCGCTTGGCGCATGCATCATCTCCGACCAGGTGATGGAGCGGATGAGCAGCCTGGGCACCCCCTCCACCTTCACCAACGGGTATACCTATTCGGGGCATCCGGTCTCCTGCGCCGCGGCGCTGAAGAACATCGAGATCATCGAACGCGAAGATATTCTGGGACACGTGCGCGCCGTTACCCCGCATTTCCAGGCCCGCCTGCGCGATCTGATGAAATTCGGCATCGTCGGCGACGCCCGCGGCGCGGGGCTGCTGGGCTGCATCGAGTGCCAGGCCGAGGACCTGGAGGCCGAACGCAGGCTGGGTTCGATGATCGATGCCGCCTGCGAAGAGAGGGGCCTGATCGTGCGCCCGCTGATCAACATGGCTGTGTTCTCGCCGCCGCTGATCATCACCCTGGACCAGATCGACGAGATGTTCGACATCCTGGAGCGTGCCATCCAGCAGGTCGAGGCGCAGCTGGCAGCCTGAGGCTGGAGCGGGTGGCACAGGCTCCTGTCACCCTATCCCGGACTGGCGGGCGCAAACGGTGGTCCCGGCGCCCGCCCTTTTTGTTCCTGGCGCTGCCCAGGCGCCGGCATGCGGCCGCCCTCGCACACCGCAGGACAAGCGGGGCGCCACTCCTCTCCCTTCTGGCATTGGACACGGCGCCGTTCCGCGGCTGCTGCCGCGAAACCGGTGTCTTTTGAGGGCTGCCCCCTTACACAGTATGCTCGCGGCGCCCGTACTTCCCGGCCAGATCAACCTCCTGCCCCAGGTCCATCGCGGCGCGGTAGCCGCTGTGCACGGCGGCAGCGATGATATGCGGGGCCTCGGCATCGCCGATCCGGGTCACAGATTTGATTCCGGCCTCCTGCAGCCCGTTCCCCATTGCCTTCAACCCGTCGTACAACCCCAGAACCGGCAGACGGCGGGTGAGCGGGATGATGGCGTCGCAGGCCAGGGTGCTGCGCGCACCTGAGAACATGCAGGACAGCACCGCTTCTCCCTTCTGCGCGGCCACCAGCATCCGGTTGGGCACCACGGCAACGCCTGCCTCGATCAGCGCGGCATTGGACTGGTAGACCTCTGTGGTCCACTGGCCCCAGTCGCAGGGGCGGCCTGCCGGTGTCACCAAAGTGACCCGGTGCCCCTCCTTGCGCAGCTGCAGCGCCAGGACAGAGCCGAGGTAATAGTGGTCGTCATCGTAGATCACCACATGTTCCGCATTGAGCGCCTCGCCGTTCAGCACGGTCTCCGCCGGGACGATCATGCCGGGCACCTCTTCTTCCAGCCCGGTATCGGAGTGCCGCCCGATGGTGTCAGCTGCCCAGACCGCCCCGGTGGCGGCAATCACATGCGAGACACCCAGATCCAGCACATCCGCTGCCTCCAGCGGGCTTTCCAGGTAGACCTCCACGTTGGGCAGATTTTCGATCTGCCCGACCCGCCAGTCGCGCACGCGGGCCCATTCCATCATCCCCGGCAGACGGGATTCGCGGGTGACGCGGCCGCCAAGGACACGGCGCGCCTCGGCCAGCAGCACCGAATGGCCGCGTTCGCCCAGCACCCGGGCGGCCTCCAGCCCGGCAGGCCCCGCGCCAACCACCAGCACCTTCTCGGGCGCCTCGCTGCGTCCGGTTTTCTCGGGATGCCAGCCCTGCCGCCATTCCTCGCCCATGGTCGGGTTCTGGGTGCAGCGCAGCGGCACCCCCAGCGAGTCATGCGCATAGCAGATGTTGCAGCCGATGCATTCGCGGATGTCCTCGCTGCGCCCCTCTTCGATTTTCTTCGGCAGGAACGGATCGGCAATCGACGGCCGCGCCGCGCCGATCAGGTCCTGCCCGCCCTGGCGGATCACCTGCGCCATGGTGTCGGGCGAGGTGTACCGCCCCACCGCCACCACCGGTTTCGAGGTCAGCAATTTTGCCTGCGCGATACTGCCGGTAAAAGAAGCCTCTTTCACAAACCGGCTCGCGCCCATCTCGACGCCATAATCCGGCACCACCAGATCCCACAGGTCCGGCAGATCCGCCAGCATCGCAAAGGCGTCATAGCTTTCCGCATCCCCCAGCCCGACGCTGAAGCGGGTGGCGACGGCGCATTTGTGGCCGACGGCGTCCTTGGTTTCCTCGATCAGCTCCCGCACCAGCCGCACCCGGTTTTCCAGGCTGCCGCCGTATTCATCGCTGCGGGTGTTGTTTACCGGGTCGAGGAACTCTGACAGCAGGTAGCCGTGGGTGGCATAGACATAGACGATGTCGAACCCGGCCTCGACCGCCCGCAGCGCGGCGTCGCGGTGCCATTTGCGGATGTTGCGGATGTCCTCGCGGCCGATCTTTCTGGCCTGCCCCGGGTGCAGCACTGTGGAATCCGTCTGCGGCCGGTTGCGCAGGCCCAGCGGCGCCAGCCGGGTGCCGAAATTGGTCACCATGCCGCCGCCGATCCACAGCTCCACCCCGGCCAGCGCGCCATGCTCATGCACCGCATCGGTCATCAGCCGGTTGGCGCGGATGTCATCCTCGTCCCACAGCGCCGCATAGGGGTAATAGTCATTGTCCGAGGTCGGGTGGATCGAACAGAACTCGGTGTTCACCACCCCCCAGCCGCCTTCCGCCTTCATCCCGCGCATCGCCGCCGCCGTTCGCGGCCGCCGCCAGCCCATGCCGGCGCAATGCGGCACCTGGTAAAACCGGTTCCTGGTTTCCACCGGCCCGATTCTCAGCGGCTGGAACAGGATGTCATGGCGGGGATCGCGCATCGGTCTTGACCCTTCGATAGGCAGGTTTCGCTTCACAGTTTGATTGAGCGCTCAAATAATTCTTGTGTCAAGCCGGTTTCCCTCCTAACCTTTTCCCTATCACGGCCAAGCCAGTGCTCGAGAGGCAAAAGGCAGCAAAACAGGGCCGCGGCAACAGGGAGACTTTCATGGAAATTTTGAAAACAGCCACTGCGGTTGGCATGGTTCTGTCGCTTCAGGCAGGGTCTGGCCTGGCCGCCGATGCGGAACTGACGGTGTTCGACTGGGCCGGCTACGAGGACCCGGAATTCTTCGCCGCCTATATCGACGAGCACGGCGACAGCCCGACCTTCGCCTTCTTCGGAGACGAGGAGGAAGCCTTTCAGAAACTGCGCTCCGGGTTCCGCGCCGACGCAGTGCATCCGTGTTCGCAATCCGTGCCGAAATGGATCGAAGCGGGGCTGCTCGCGCCTCTGGACACATCCAGGATCGAACGCTGGGATGAGCTTGAATCCAGCTTCCGCGACATCAAGGCCTACACCAAGGACGGACAGAGCTACTTCATCCCGGCAGACTGGGGCAACACGGCGGTCACCTATCACAGCGATCATCTGGGCGACGCGGACGTAACCTCCTTGCAGGCTTTCGCTGATCCCAAGCACCAGGGCCGTATCTCGATCGGAGACAACGTCGACGACGCCTATGCGCTGGCGTTCCTGGCCACGGGCGTCAACGACTGGACCAATGCCACCGATGAGCAGTTCCAGGCGGCCTCGGATTTCCTGCGCACCGTCCATCAGAACGTGCGCACCTACTGGTCCGACGGCGCCTCGCTGGCGCAGCTGATGCAAAGCGGCGAGGTCTACCTGGCCTGGGCCTGGAACGAAACCTATTCAACCATGCACTTCGAAGGCCACCCGATCGAGATCAAGCGCGACACCGATGAAGGCGCGTCAAGCTGGGTCTGCGGCTATGCGAGGCTAGCCGATGCGCCGGGGTCCGAGGACAAGTTCTATGACTTCATCAACGCCTGGCTGGAGCCGAAGACGGCAAACTACCTCGTGTCCAACTGGGGCTATGGCCACAGCAATGCCAAGGCGATGGCG harbors:
- a CDS encoding aminomethyltransferase family protein, which encodes MTKHVPIGLIETPFQPRLDTHGTAKSWTNWAGYVSPAMLDTVEFEYFAIRNQTTLFDISPMHKYRITGPDALRVVNRLVTRDAAKLRDGRVGYVLWCDEEGMVIDDGTLFRFSETDFRLCCQEPMYTWLLDTAWGFDAVITDESHEIAALSLQGPTSFSLLQDAGLGAVANMKPFDWRGIEPDLWISRTGFTGDLGYELWVPNGKALELWDRLWAKGGHWGLKAIGFDALNICRIEAGFIAAGFDFQPVHRAMRLGRGRSPLELGFGRMVDFTKGHFNGRRALLDQQKNGLRYHLRKIEIGGFKPADGALIYHKKKKEVGHVTSGVWSPTTKRNIALAEFKAPFGEGITDDLWAEIYVNEEGQWNKRLVPVTIEDKPFFINSRARATPPRPF
- a CDS encoding aminotransferase, with protein sequence MKPNTFANEPSPEKLHEWDRTHQLHPWMAMDDWRGYDNMLVETADGIHLWDGAGKRYIDGPGGMWCTQIGYGRQEMADAIAAQVMKLPYTSPFTNTTEPSAVLARKLADMAPGDLNNVFFTTGGSTAVDTALRTMQYLNNRRGKPQKKTIIAREKGYHGSTYLAHSVTGKERDRSQFDFETRLVHFLPDVNPYRRPAGMSVGDWCDAKVADLENAIAEIGADSIGAFIAEPVLSSGGVIVPAPGYHKRTWKLCRANDILYISDEVVTGFGRLGHWFASEEVFGIQPDMITCAKGLTSGYLPLGACIISDQVMERMSSLGTPSTFTNGYTYSGHPVSCAAALKNIEIIEREDILGHVRAVTPHFQARLRDLMKFGIVGDARGAGLLGCIECQAEDLEAERRLGSMIDAACEERGLIVRPLINMAVFSPPLIITLDQIDEMFDILERAIQQVEAQLAA
- a CDS encoding NAD(P)-binding protein, which encodes MRDPRHDILFQPLRIGPVETRNRFYQVPHCAGMGWRRPRTAAAMRGMKAEGGWGVVNTEFCSIHPTSDNDYYPYAALWDEDDIRANRLMTDAVHEHGALAGVELWIGGGMVTNFGTRLAPLGLRNRPQTDSTVLHPGQARKIGREDIRNIRKWHRDAALRAVEAGFDIVYVYATHGYLLSEFLDPVNNTRSDEYGGSLENRVRLVRELIEETKDAVGHKCAVATRFSVGLGDAESYDAFAMLADLPDLWDLVVPDYGVEMGASRFVKEASFTGSIAQAKLLTSKPVVAVGRYTSPDTMAQVIRQGGQDLIGAARPSIADPFLPKKIEEGRSEDIRECIGCNICYAHDSLGVPLRCTQNPTMGEEWRQGWHPEKTGRSEAPEKVLVVGAGPAGLEAARVLGERGHSVLLAEARRVLGGRVTRESRLPGMMEWARVRDWRVGQIENLPNVEVYLESPLEAADVLDLGVSHVIAATGAVWAADTIGRHSDTGLEEEVPGMIVPAETVLNGEALNAEHVVIYDDDHYYLGSVLALQLRKEGHRVTLVTPAGRPCDWGQWTTEVYQSNAALIEAGVAVVPNRMLVAAQKGEAVLSCMFSGARSTLACDAIIPLTRRLPVLGLYDGLKAMGNGLQEAGIKSVTRIGDAEAPHIIAAAVHSGYRAAMDLGQEVDLAGKYGRREHTV
- a CDS encoding extracellular solute-binding protein, translating into MEILKTATAVGMVLSLQAGSGLAADAELTVFDWAGYEDPEFFAAYIDEHGDSPTFAFFGDEEEAFQKLRSGFRADAVHPCSQSVPKWIEAGLLAPLDTSRIERWDELESSFRDIKAYTKDGQSYFIPADWGNTAVTYHSDHLGDADVTSLQAFADPKHQGRISIGDNVDDAYALAFLATGVNDWTNATDEQFQAASDFLRTVHQNVRTYWSDGASLAQLMQSGEVYLAWAWNETYSTMHFEGHPIEIKRDTDEGASSWVCGYARLADAPGSEDKFYDFINAWLEPKTANYLVSNWGYGHSNAKAMAEMNAEDLTAMGLEVSEDLKTKTLWQAPVPSELREKMIAEFELIKAGF